The Sebastes umbrosus isolate fSebUmb1 chromosome 4, fSebUmb1.pri, whole genome shotgun sequence genome has a window encoding:
- the LOC119486520 gene encoding histone H2B 1.2-like, producing MPDAPSVKAPKKGSKKAVTKTASKTGKKRRKSRKESYAIYVYKVMKQVHPDTGISSKAMGIMNSFVGDIFERIAGEASRLAHYNKRSTITSREIQTAVRLLLPGELAKHAVSEGTKAVTKYTSSK from the coding sequence ATGCCGGACGCCCCCTCAGTGAAAGCGCCCAAGAAGGGCTCAAAGAAAGCCGTCACCAAGACCGCCAGCAAGACCGgcaagaagaggagaaagtcCAGGAAGGAGAGCTACGCCATCTACGTGTACAAGGTGATGAAGCAGGTCCATCCAGACACCGGCATCTCCTCCAAAGCCATGGGCATCATGAACTCCTTTGTGGGCGACATCTTTGAGCGCATCGCCGGTGAGGCCTCCCGTCTGGCTCACTACAACAAGCGCTCCACCATCACTTCCAGGGAGATCCAGACCGCTGTCCGCCTGCTGCTGCCCGGTGAGCTGGCAAAGCACGCAGTGTCCGAGGGAACCAAGGCTGTGACCAAGTACACCAGCTCCAAGTAA